The following are encoded together in the Uloborus diversus isolate 005 unplaced genomic scaffold, Udiv.v.3.1 scaffold_15, whole genome shotgun sequence genome:
- the LOC129233047 gene encoding uncharacterized protein LOC129233047 — protein MPLVQSSEFRSVRIVFDGEFRRVKKDEERFRIFFLNLFGRRYPTVRWHNVTASEGSVVVDAVITGVSEELERTAENLARDIGSGRADIRYEDNRPWKASSVFMPSRRLLEEEDGAEAKEEAGLSVAWIVAIVINVVLIVVFVIAIVYCYCRRKKQRELARTAVRGRFQGGPEPLLFATKAAAEGKAPFQTVFTVEDGRRTCNCYSPRCYCSVGDGRRTEATDRRYVEENEDDPQGYPSPSPEPTFPTPPPPTPPQPPSPDPSDFWRAETRQEEDPDDMFLPGAISDPEPEPVRDVRYLVYRVDDGAGSRELLGQVSLPEDSFLSEARRAIDRDLRVVEDYRFLDQNFDTVLHYQESSLDLDRIYPDQEIHIRLPEKPKPKTPSPGELLFTPHFTIPLL, from the exons ATGCCCCTGGTGCAGTCCTCCGAGTTCCGCAGCGTGCGCATCGTGTTCGACGGCGAGTTCCGGCGGGTTAAGAAGGACGAGGAGCGATTCCGCATCTTCTTCCTCAACCTCTTCGGGAGGCGATATCCGACCGTCCGCTGGCACAACGTCACCGCGTCCGAAG GGAGTGTTGTGGTGGATGCCGTGATAACGGGGGTGAGCGAGGAGCTGGAGAGGACTGCGGAGAACCTGGCCCGGGATATCGGCAGCGGGCGGGCGGATATCCGGTACGAGGACAACCGGCCCTGGAAAGCCAGTTCCGTCTTCATGCCCTCCAGG AGGCTCCTGGAGGAGGAGGACGGTGCGGAGGCGAAGGAGGAGGCGGGGCTGTCGGTGGCCTGGATCGTCGCCATCGTCATCAACGTCGTCCTCATCGTCGTCTTCGTCATCGCCATCGTCTACTGCTACTGCCGGAGAAAGAAAC AGAGGGAGCTGGCGCGGACCGCGGTCCGCGGGCGCTTCCAGGGCGGCCCGGAGCCCCTGTTGTTCGCCACGAAGGCCGCCGCCGAGGGCAAGGCGCCCTTCCAGACCGTCTTCACCGTGGAGGACGGAAGGAGGACCTGCAACTGCTACTCCCCCAGGTGCTACTGCTCCGTGGGGGACGGAAGGAGGACGGAAGCCACCGACAGACGATACG TGGAGGAAAACGAGGACGACCCCCAAGGCTACCCCAGCCCCTCTCCGGAGCCGACCTTCCCCACTCCCCCGCCCCCCACGCCCCCGCAGCCCCCCTCGCCGGACCCGTCGGATTTCTGGAGAGCAGAGACCAGGCAGGAAGA GGATCCGGATGACATGTTCCTGCCGGGCGCCATTTCGGACCCCGAACCAG AGCCTGTACGGGACGTGCGCTACTTGGTGTACCGAGTGGACGACGGGGCCGGGTCGAGGGAACTGCTGGGGCAAGTGTCCCTCCCCGAGGACTCCTTCCTGAGCGAGGCACGGCGGGCCATCGACCGCGACCTGCGGGTCGTAGAAGACTACCGCTTCCTGGATCAGAACTTCGACACCGTGCTGCACTACCAGGAGAGCTCGCTCGACCTCGACAGGATCTATCCCGACCAGGAGATACACATACGGCTGCCAG AAAAACCGAAGCCAAAGACTCCTTCGCCCGGTGAGTTGCTTTTCACACCTCATTTTACGATTCCGTTACTTTGA